The Thermoplasmata archaeon genome includes a window with the following:
- a CDS encoding metal-dependent hydrolase — translation MKGITHFLTGIAVATCFASAVEAALFEKSLIILLGGIFGILPDTLDFRLTRYLEKHTYEVDPYPDLDPKPIAETMAKAIDEAWETGKPVNVKFHTIKHDQAYWRQYFIKIDKKNKTITARIGGLITWADEPPLPGSEPDPPRIATASFKPDLDYFYDEESKVSILSGPDFEMRRDGDKVRLEFIPWHRRWTHSLSLGLLFGAIGAIIFSAIYGFSMMSLVVFGIITGGFWGHVIVDFFGLMGSNLFPPFTKKRIKGLGLCRSSDALPNFFTNYSLLMIIIWNLDAFSPSPKLHMPWVDMFSGITAGNPTATYWVGTINYVVYFIVVPLTLIYLAVYFLTGKYKEELKSPEEKDRERAVELSSEISEEVKM, via the coding sequence ATGAAGGGAATTACACACTTCCTTACTGGCATTGCTGTTGCCACCTGCTTTGCGTCCGCGGTTGAAGCTGCGCTTTTTGAGAAATCGCTCATAATTCTGCTGGGTGGAATCTTTGGAATCCTTCCAGACACCCTGGATTTCCGTCTGACAAGGTATCTGGAGAAACACACCTACGAGGTCGATCCCTACCCAGACCTTGACCCTAAGCCCATAGCAGAAACAATGGCTAAAGCAATCGATGAAGCATGGGAGACAGGGAAGCCAGTAAATGTAAAATTTCATACAATCAAGCATGACCAAGCATACTGGAGACAGTACTTCATAAAAATTGACAAGAAAAACAAAACAATTACTGCAAGAATTGGTGGCTTGATTACCTGGGCTGATGAGCCCCCTCTGCCTGGCTCAGAGCCAGACCCACCAAGAATTGCCACCGCAAGCTTCAAGCCAGACCTTGACTACTTCTACGATGAGGAGTCAAAGGTTTCGATTCTTTCGGGCCCAGACTTTGAGATGCGAAGAGATGGGGACAAGGTCCGGCTTGAATTCATTCCCTGGCACAGACGCTGGACGCACAGTTTATCCCTCGGGCTGCTTTTTGGAGCAATAGGTGCAATTATCTTTTCTGCAATCTATGGTTTCTCAATGATGTCGTTAGTAGTATTCGGTATTATTACAGGTGGATTCTGGGGTCATGTGATAGTGGACTTTTTCGGACTGATGGGCAGTAATCTGTTCCCTCCTTTTACAAAGAAGCGGATTAAAGGTCTGGGACTCTGCCGTTCCTCAGATGCTCTTCCTAACTTCTTCACAAACTACTCGCTACTCATGATAATTATCTGGAACCTGGATGCGTTCTCTCCTTCTCCGAAACTTCACATGCCATGGGTGGATATGTTTTCAGGCATAACTGCGGGCAATCCAACTGCGACATACTGGGTTGGAACAATAAACTATGTAGTTTACTTCATCGTAGTTCCATTGACCCTGATTTATCTTGCAGTTTATTTCCTTACAGGGAAGTACAAGGAGGAACTGAAGAGTCCAGAGGAAAAGGACAGGGAGCGGGCCGTGGAACTTTCTAGCGAGATAAGCGAAGAAGTCAAAATGTGA
- a CDS encoding 4Fe-4S binding protein, producing the protein MKLRTYRITLQFLVFVVLNLGLVIGFYGFPLPYFYCHACPTAVGLCPVGAEQYAVIVNPILLLYFFGAVFLIALIFGRATCGWGCPVGTLQDLFALKTRHRELRDSVPRYAKFIIFGFTLLLSYIFMEKVFTDICPIGFLTATIPTLILMPGYVEPMSPFFEMKIALTVVFFILIYFVARGWCRYICPLGAQLSLFNRFSIISIKLNREKCVKCSACQKRCPMGIDPQSQTDSFECIRCGRCIEACQKKALSYSLRWRNAH; encoded by the coding sequence TTGAAATTACGCACTTACAGAATCACCCTCCAGTTTCTGGTTTTTGTGGTGCTTAACCTTGGCTTGGTAATTGGTTTTTATGGCTTTCCCCTACCATACTTCTACTGCCATGCCTGTCCCACCGCAGTGGGACTTTGCCCAGTGGGTGCTGAACAGTATGCTGTGATTGTGAATCCAATCCTACTCCTCTACTTTTTTGGTGCGGTCTTCCTGATTGCACTTATTTTCGGCAGAGCCACATGTGGATGGGGTTGTCCTGTTGGCACACTCCAGGACCTCTTTGCACTGAAAACCAGACATAGAGAATTGAGGGACAGTGTTCCAAGGTATGCGAAGTTTATTATTTTTGGTTTTACACTCCTTCTCTCTTACATTTTCATGGAGAAGGTGTTTACAGATATTTGCCCAATCGGTTTCCTCACTGCAACAATCCCCACCCTTATCCTCATGCCAGGTTATGTGGAGCCGATGTCCCCATTCTTTGAAATGAAGATTGCACTCACCGTTGTCTTCTTTATTCTAATTTACTTTGTGGCAAGGGGCTGGTGCAGATACATCTGTCCTCTTGGTGCCCAGCTTTCACTATTCAACAGGTTTTCAATCATCAGTATCAAACTGAACAGGGAAAAATGTGTCAAGTGCAGCGCATGTCAAAAACGCTGTCCCATGGGTATTGACCCCCAGAGCCAGACAGATAGTTTTGAGTGCATCAGGTGTGGCAGGTGTATTGAAGCCTGTCAGAAAAAAGCACTCAGCTATTCATTGAGGTGGAGAAATGCTCATTGA
- a CDS encoding ATPase domain-containing protein — protein sequence MQTPKGIKTYIRELDEKMPYGIPRKHIVLLSGYAGTMKSSIAFNIIYNHAKETHEKALYLSLEQTRESLCFHLQELGLNPENVKDFVSIIDMGYLRKMLEAEDKEIDWLSVIETIVKNFVENENCKIVVVDSIDAIYAMSDIKNPRSFLFYFFQKLRDFGITTFLITEMDPDSNKFGKYGVEDYLADGVIHITLERSGRVVGRYISIVKMRGVKHPTDYFPLIFENGIFRVVTK from the coding sequence ATGCAAACACCAAAAGGAATAAAGACATACATACGAGAACTTGATGAGAAGATGCCGTATGGAATACCTCGAAAGCACATCGTCCTACTCTCGGGATACGCTGGGACTATGAAATCGTCTATTGCATTTAATATTATTTATAATCACGCAAAAGAGACGCATGAAAAGGCCCTTTATCTTTCGCTAGAGCAAACGCGGGAAAGCCTATGTTTTCATCTCCAAGAGTTGGGACTGAACCCAGAGAATGTGAAGGACTTTGTTTCTATCATTGATATGGGATATCTACGAAAAATGCTAGAGGCTGAGGATAAAGAAATCGACTGGCTGAGTGTCATAGAAACCATTGTGAAAAATTTTGTTGAAAATGAAAACTGTAAGATTGTAGTTGTGGACTCAATCGATGCAATTTATGCTATGAGCGATATAAAGAACCCAAGAAGTTTTCTATTCTACTTTTTCCAGAAGTTGAGGGACTTTGGAATTACAACTTTTCTTATCACTGAAATGGATCCTGACTCGAACAAATTTGGAAAGTATGGCGTGGAAGATTACCTTGCAGATGGTGTGATTCACATTACTCTTGAGAGAAGTGGAAGGGTTGTGGGCAGATATATTAGCATCGTTAAAATGCGGGGTGTAAAACATCCTACTGACTATTTCCCACTAATTTTTGAGAATGGAATTTTCAGAGTTGTGACAAAGTAA
- the glnA gene encoding type I glutamate--ammonia ligase yields the protein MVAKEDVINRVKKEEVKHVHLLFTDIYGQVKGLTVPASKLEETIEKGAGVDGSSLGLAPVEASDLRVVPDIETLKITSREGIKTATFVCNLCDSKLKRHSGDPRFILENVMKEAKTIGYDVFTKPELEFYLFKLSENGLPTSELFDIGRYTDTFPLDKGEFLRRKVVDTLWSLGIDYEVTHHENACGQHEIELYYVNALTSADWVVLTKRVLKSIAMEYGAYVSFMPKPFRDFAGSGLHVHQYMKNEKGNVFYDKNGKWELSEVALHYIGGLIAHAKEICAVLAPTVNSYKRLVPGYEAPVYICWANENRSSMIRVPGGRGESTRVELRCPDPSGNIYLQIAVMIAAGLDGVKNKIEPPEPLEKNMYELSETEIRKMKVECLPTNLSDALDEMEKSKMLKEVLSEFLFKRFIELKRAEALEYARYVTNWERERYLQI from the coding sequence ATGGTGGCAAAGGAAGACGTGATAAACAGGGTAAAGAAAGAAGAAGTGAAACATGTGCATTTGCTGTTTACAGATATTTATGGCCAAGTTAAGGGTCTAACAGTGCCAGCATCCAAGCTTGAAGAAACAATTGAAAAAGGTGCTGGTGTCGATGGCAGTTCGCTCGGACTTGCCCCTGTAGAGGCCTCCGACCTCAGGGTGGTACCAGACATAGAAACATTGAAAATCACGAGCAGGGAGGGCATAAAGACAGCTACATTTGTTTGTAATTTATGCGATAGCAAGCTTAAAAGACACAGTGGAGACCCTCGATTTATCTTGGAAAATGTAATGAAGGAGGCAAAAACAATTGGCTACGATGTTTTTACGAAGCCAGAGCTAGAGTTTTACCTCTTCAAACTCTCAGAGAATGGTCTGCCTACATCTGAATTATTTGATATTGGGAGATACACAGACACATTTCCACTGGACAAAGGAGAGTTTTTGAGGAGAAAAGTGGTGGACACACTCTGGAGCCTCGGAATAGACTATGAGGTCACGCATCATGAAAATGCTTGCGGACAGCATGAGATTGAGCTGTATTATGTGAATGCACTCACATCAGCGGACTGGGTAGTGTTAACTAAGCGAGTGTTGAAAAGCATTGCGATGGAATATGGTGCTTATGTCTCATTCATGCCGAAGCCGTTCAGGGATTTTGCTGGTTCAGGTTTGCATGTTCATCAATATATGAAAAATGAAAAAGGGAATGTATTTTACGATAAGAACGGGAAATGGGAGCTGAGCGAAGTGGCACTGCATTATATTGGCGGTTTGATTGCTCATGCAAAGGAGATTTGTGCGGTGCTGGCTCCAACGGTGAACTCCTACAAACGTCTTGTTCCTGGCTATGAAGCACCCGTATACATCTGCTGGGCTAATGAAAACAGGAGTTCCATGATAAGGGTGCCAGGTGGACGTGGAGAAAGCACAAGAGTGGAACTGCGATGTCCAGATCCCTCGGGCAACATTTACCTTCAGATTGCAGTGATGATTGCTGCGGGCCTCGACGGAGTGAAAAACAAGATAGAGCCACCGGAGCCCCTTGAGAAAAACATGTATGAGCTTTCCGAGACAGAGATAAGAAAGATGAAGGTGGAATGCTTGCCCACAAATCTTTCCGATGCCCTTGACGAGATGGAGAAAAGCAAGATGTTGAAGGAAGTGCTTTCAGAGTTTCTGTTTAAAAGGTTCATTGAATTGAAACGGGCAGAAGCCCTAGAGTATGCAAGATATGTTACTAACTGGGAACGGGAAAGATATCTGCAAATTTAG
- a CDS encoding DUF211 domain-containing protein, with translation MGQIKRLVLDVLKPLNPTILSLAETLTNVKGITAVTCTIEEVDRETETVKVIIEGNDIVFASVEKTIVDSGSVIRSIDSVTIGKKHHEEKQVVK, from the coding sequence TTGGGGCAGATTAAGAGACTTGTGCTGGATGTTCTGAAGCCGTTGAACCCGACAATTCTATCGCTCGCTGAGACCCTTACAAATGTAAAGGGAATTACAGCGGTAACTTGTACAATTGAGGAAGTGGATAGGGAGACGGAAACTGTGAAGGTGATTATTGAAGGAAATGACATTGTTTTCGCCTCTGTAGAAAAAACGATTGTTGACTCTGGGTCTGTGATAAGGTCAATTGATAGCGTGACTATCGGGAAAAAACATCATGAGGAAAAGCAGGTGGTGAAGTAG